The segment GGTCGTCGAGCGTGACGTCGCCGATCCCGCGCTCTACGTGGGCACCTGGATGCGTGACGGCGGACTCGATCCCCGCGATCCCGACGCGGCCGCGGTGGCACAGTCCTGGCTCGACCACTTCGCCGCCGCCGATGTCGAGGGAATCGGCTTCGGGTTCGTCTATCTCCGCCGAACGGATGCGCCGACCGAGCTGCTTGCCGAGGAGCTCACGCACGGCTTCTCCGACCCGCTGGGCAACGAATCGATCGAGTACTTCGCGCGGCTGGACTGGCTGCGGGAGCACGACATCCTCGACTCGGTACTCACTCTCGACCCGAACACCGCACTCGAACGCATCTACCTTCCCGGCGAGGAGGGCTGGGCTCCGGTGGCGGTGCGGGTCCATCGCGGGAACGGCCCGCAGTGGCAACACGACGTCGACGAACTCGGTGCGGCTCTGCTCGCCGGGCTTCGACCCGATGGCCTACCGGTCGGCGAACTGGTGGAGTTGCTCGCTGCTGCGCACGACGAGGACGCCGAGGAACTGGCAGTGCATGCGGTGACGATGATGCAGGGGCTCGTCCGGCACGGCTTGGTTCTGCCGGCTCGATGAGTCCCCGACACCGCCCCGGGAGAGCGACCGTTCCCGGCGACTTCACTTCTCAGCAACTTCTCAGGACGAACATGACGTAATCCCTGGTCACACGGGTATCTACAGGATCGGCGTGGGAACTTATCGGAGTCTCCCGAGCGTTGAACCCTGTGAGACACCACCGACCAGGAGGCAAGTCATGACCAGCCCCAGCACCACGATTCGTCCGCGGCCCACCGATGCCGATCTGGACGCCCAGAGCCCAGCAGCCGATCTCGTTCGCGTGTACCTCAACGGCATCGGCCGCACCGCGTTGCTGACGGCTGCCGAAGAAGTCGATCTGGCCAAGCGGATCGAGGCTGGTCTCTACGCGAAGCAGGTTCTCGAGAACACGAAGCGACTGAGCGCGGTCAAGAAGCGCAACCTCGCCATCATCGTTCGTGACGGCAGTGCTGCACGCAGCCACCTGCTCGAAGCGAACCTTCGCCTGGTCGTGTCTCTCGCCAAGCGCTACACCGGCCGCGGTATGCCCCTGCTCGACCTGATCCAGGAGGGCAACCTCGGGCTCATCCGCGCGATGGAGAAGTTCGACTACGCCAAGGGCTTCAAGTTCTCGACGTACGCGACGTGGTGGATTCGTCAGGCCATCACCCGCGGTATGGCAGATCAGAGCCGCACGATCCGGCTGCCCGTCCACCTGGTCGAACAGGTCAACAAGCTGGCCAGGATCAAGCGTGAGCTGCATCAGCAGCTCGGCCGCGAGGCAACGGACGAAGAGCTGTCGAGCGAATCGGGTATCGCGGTGGAGAAGATCGCGGATCTGCTCGACCACAGCCGCGACCCGGTCAGCCTGGACATGCCGGTCGGCAGCGACGAGGAAGCACCTCTCGGCGACTTCATCGAGGATTCCGAGGCGACGTCCGCCGAGAACGCCGTCATCGCCGGACTGCTGCACAGCGACGTCCGTGTCGTTCTCGGCACTCTCGACGAACGGGAGCAGCAGGTCATTCGTCTCCGCTACGGCCTGGACGACGGACAGCCCCGCACCCTCGATCAGATCGGCAAGCTCTTCGGTCTCTCCCGTGAGCGTGTCCGTCAGATCGAGCGCGAGGTGATGGTCAAGCTTCGGCAGGGCGACCGCGCCGAGAAGCTGCGGTCGTACGCCAGCTGAGCACAGCCCCGACCGGGTGGAGCGACGGTGACCATCCCCGTTCGCGCCGCCTCACGCGGTAGCCGAGCCGACGTTCTCTCCCCCTCGGAACGTCGACTCGGCTGCCGCTTTTTCGTGGCCCGTCCGTTCAGCGCAGGCGGCGCGGCCCCAGATCGGCTTTGGTGGGCTCGGGCCCGATGCGCACCCGGGCGTCGGTGATCTGTGCGCCGTCGGCGGACGCCAGAACCGGCTCACACGAGATCTCGCGAATGTCGGCGATGTCTTCTGCCAGCGCAGAAATTCGCTGAACGAGGTCGATCAGGGCTTTCTTGTTGACGGGCACCGCATTGCGATATCCGGACAGCAGCGGAGCCGCCTTCGGTGCGTCGATCAGTTGCGCGGCCTCGTCCTCGGTCAGTGGCAGCACTCGATACGCACGATCGCCCAACAGATCCGAGATCACCCCGGCCAGACCGAACGAGATGAGTGATCCGAAAGACGGGTCGTCCTGAACGCGTACGACGCAGCCGATTCCCTTGACCGCCATGCGCTGGACGTGCAACAGCGGCTCGCCCGAGGCAGCCGCCAAATTCCGATACGCCACCCGCACCGCGGAGGCGTCGGCCATGTCCAGGCGCACTCCACCGAGATCCGGCCGGTGCCGCCGCCGCTCCCCGGTGGCCTTGACCGCCACCGGGTATCCCAGTTCGTCTGCTGCCGCGACAGCCTCGTCCTCGTCGGTCACGGTCCGAAAGGCCACGACGTCGAGGCCGTAGCAGCTCAGCAGTTCTGCGGTCTCGAAATCCGAGAGCCAGCGTCCGTGACTGCCCGCCGACCGCCATCCCTCGACCAGCTGCTTGGCACGTTCGGAGTCGATGCTCTTGGGCCGGACGAGATTCGACACCGGCCGCGAACGCCACGACGAGTACCGCCACGCAGCAGCCAGCGCCGCAACGGCCCGCTCCGGACTCGAGTACGACGGCACCGATCCACGCACGGGGTGTCCACCCGGTCCGCGGACCGCGAGGACGTCCGGAATGCCCTCGGTGGCGAGGAACGTCGAGAGTACGGGCTTGTCGGATCCACGGACGGCGTTGCCGAGCGCGGCCGCGAACGGTTCGACCTCCACCGCTACCGGTGGAACGAACACGACGATGACCGCGTCGATGTCGGATGCGGCCAATGCCGACGACACGGCCGCGGCGAACTCCTCGGGGCCCGCCTGCGGACCGACATCGGTCGGATTGCTCGCGTGCAGGCCCTTGGCTCGCGCAGCGTCCACTGCCAGCACACCCAGAGCCGTCGAATTTCCCACCACGGCAACCCGCGGGCCGACCGGAAGAGGCTGATTTCCGAACAGGACGGCGCAGTCGAACAGTTCGGAGATGGTGTCGACCTGGATGACTCCGGCCTGCGCGAACAGTGCGCGCACGATCGAGTCGTCGATGTCGGCACCGATCGCGTGTGCGGGCGGCACGGCCCCGCGACCGCTCTTGACCGCGATGATGGGCTTGGTGCGCGCGACCCGTCGGGCGATCCTGGTGAACTTCCTGGGATTACCGAAGCTCTCGAGGTACAGCAGGATCACCTCGGTGGCCGGGTCCGAATCCCAGTACTGCAGTAGGTCGTTTCCGGACACATCGGCGCGGTTTCCGGCCGAGACGAACGTCGACAGTCCCAGCCTGCGGTTGGCGGCCTCGTCCAGAATCGCGATACCGAGAGCACCGGACTGACAGAAGAACCCCACGTTGCCCGGAGTGGGCAGATGCGGAGCCAGCGTGGCGTTCAGGCCGAACTCGGGATCGGTGTTCGCCACACCGAGCGCGTTGGGCCCGATCAACCGCATTCCGTGCGCCCTCGCGGCGAGCACCAGCCTGCGCTCGCTCTCCTGGCCCGCGGGTCCGGTCTCGCCGAATCCACCCGAGACCACCAGCAACGCTTTGACGCCCTTGTCGAGGCAGTCGTCGAGCACGGCGTCGATCGCATCGGCCGGTACCGCTGCTATCGCCAGATCGACCGGATCGGGGATGTCGTGCACCGTGGCGTAGGCGCGGACCCCGCGGACCGAACGATGGTCGGCGTTGACGGGATAGACGGGGCCGGTGAAGTTGCCCGCCAGGAGATTCGCGAGAACGGCGTTGCCCACTTTCGAGCTGTCGGTCGATGCTCCGATCACGGCCACCGATCGTGGGCTGAGCACGTTGCGCACACTGCGGGCCTCGGCGGCACGCTCACGCGAATTGCGCACCGAGAGCAGAGCTTCGCTCGGGTCGATGGCGAACTCCAGTCGCAGCACTCCCCCCTCGAAGGACCTGCTGACCTGATAACCCGCTTCACGGAAGACGGTGACCATGTTCCGGTTCTCGGCGAGCACCTCGGCGACGAACATGTTCACCCCGTTCTCGGCGGCCGCTCCCGCGAGGTGTTCGAGCAGGATCGGACCCAGCCCGCGGCCCTGATGCGCGTCGGCGACGACGAAGGCCACCTCGGCGGAATTACCGTCGCCCTCGGGCAGTCGTTCGTATCGGCCGACCGCGATGATGTCGTCACCGAGCACTGCGACGAACGCCACCCGGTCGTGGTGATCGACCGTGGTGAAGTTGAGGACGTCGCGCTGGGGCATCGTGGGGTAGGGACCGAAATATCGCAGGTATCTCGTCCGCTCGGACAGCCGGCCGTGGAAGGCGACGATGCGCTCGGAGTCCGACGGGACGATGGGACGCAGGTGCACCACACCACCGTCGGAGGTCAGGACGTCGGCAACCCAGTGTCGCGGAAAAGTTGTCTCCGCTCGCTCTCGGGCCAGGTCCTTGTCGCTCGGGTCCGACGCCGCAACGGCCGGCTCCTCGGCCGAGGGGCTGTCGGTCTGATCAGTCACGCGGGTCCTCCGGATCGAGTCCGAGCAGTGGAAACACTGCTCGACGGGTGGCGATGATCGCCGAGTCGACGCGTTCGAGCGCCCTGTCGGTGCCGTCGGTACCGGCGAGAGATCCACCGGGTCCGTCCCAGGCGGGGTAGTCGACGTCTCCCCCGTCACCCATGGTCTGCGGCAGGTCGACACTCGGTGCCATGGTCCGTACCCGCTCGCGCCACGTGTCCGGCAGCGCCGACATCGGGTCGATGTCGCGGCCGAGCGCGGCAGCGATGAGGTGCGTCCAGGACCGTGGAACGACTCGCACCAGGCCGTACCCGCCACCGCCGACGGCCAACCACCGACCTTCGGAATGCTTGTCCGCCAGATCACGCATGGCCAGGAATGCCGCGTTCTGGCCGTCGACGGTCAGGGCGAGATCTGCGAGGGGATCTTCGCGGTGGCTGTCGACACCGCATTGACTGACGATGATCTGGGGATTGAACGCGCCGATCGCGCCCGGCACGATCGCGTGGAACGCTCGCAGCCACAACCGGTCCGCGGTGCCGGGCAGCAACGGAACGTTGATCGAGGTTCCCTCACCACGTTCGGTTCCCACCTCGGTCGACCATCCGGTGTTCGGCCACAGCGTCGCCGGATGTTGGTGCAGCGAGACGGTGAGCACTCTCGGGTCACCGAGAAATGCCGCTTGAACGCCGTCCCCGTGGTGAGCGTCGACGTCGATGTAGGCGATTCGGTCGAACCCGTTGTCCAGCAACCACGAAATGGCGATAGCGGCGTCGTTGTAGACGCAGAAGCCCGAGGCCCAGTCGGCCATCGCGTGGTGCATGCCGCCACCGATGCTCACCGCGCGTCGAGCACGACCCGACGCGATTTCGCGGGCGGCGGCCAGCGAGCCGCCGGCGAGCATGGCGCTCGCCTCGTGCATCTGCGGAAACACCGGGTTGTCGTCGGAACCGAGTCCGTGGACGACGTCGTCGGGATCGCGCAGGGCCGGGCCCTGCGACGGTGCCTGTTTGACGGCCTCGATGTACGCGCTGGTGTGAAACCGGAGCAGTTCGGAATCCGGTGCAGCGGACGGCTCGACCAATTCGACGCCCTCTAGCAGGCCGATGTCGGTGGCGAGCGCCATCGTCAGATCGAGTCGAGTCGGGTTCATCGGGTGGTCGTCGCTCCACCGGTAGCCGAGGTAGTCCGTACTCCACACGACGATGTCCTCGGGGCGGTTCGGGATGGACGCGGCGGCGCGTGTCGCCTGATCAGACATAGGGACAAAACTACGTTGTCGGGCGGGATGGTGTTGCCGGGTTCCGGTGTTGTCCCGAGAGCCCCCTTGTGAGAAGCCATGGGAAACGACGTCCACAGTTGTGGTGCGCCGCGCCCGCTACGACTGGGTGCAGCGCCTATTTCTGGGCGCTGACGGTAGGATCGAGCCCGACGAAGGGGTTGAGTGTGAAGGATCTGGTCGACACCACGGAGATGTACCTCCGGACGATCTACGATTTGGAAGAAGAGGGCGTGATTCCGCTCCGCGCGCGAATCGCCGAACGGCTCGAACAAAGTGGTCCCACCGTCAGCCAAACCGTTGCTCGGATGGAGCGCGACGGGCTGTTGTCCGTCGCAGGCGATCGGCACCTCGAGCTGACCGAGAAGGGCCGCAGTCTGGCGGTTGCGGTCATGCGCAAGCACCGTTTGGCGGAGCGTCTGCTCGTGGACATCATCGGTCTGCGATGGGAAGACGTTCACGCCGAGGCGTGCCGTTGGGAGCACGTGATGAGCGAGGAGGTCGAGCGTCGTTTGGTCACCGTACTGAACAACCCGACGACCTCGCCGTACGGCAACCCGATCCCAGGGTTGGCCGAACTCGGTCTCGGCCAGTCGACTCTGGCACCGGAGGCTCTCATCCGCCTCACCGATGTTCCGGTCGGCCAGCCGACAGCAGTCGTGGTGCGTCGTCTCGCCGAGCACGTTCAGTCCGACCCCGAGGTGATCGCTCAGCTCCGCGAAGCGGGCGTGGTCCCCGATGCTCGCGTTACAGTCGAGGCCAAGCCCGGATCGATCACGATCACGGTGCCAGGACACAGTGGTGTCGACATATCCGAGGAAATGGCGCACGCCGTCCAGGTGAAGAAGGTCTGACCTCACACCGACGACGGCGTTCGACGTGTGTGAGGGAGAACGAACAGTGAAGCTTCTGGTTACCGGTGGTGCGGGGTACGTCGGCAGCGTCTGCGCGGCCGTGCTCGTCGAGCGCGGTCACGAGGTCGTGGTCGTGGACAACCTGTCCACCGGTAACCGGGACGCAGTGCCCGGCGGTGCCACGTTCGTCGAAGGTGACATCAAGGATGTTGCCGCAGACGTGCTGATCGGCGGCGGATTCGACGCCGTCCTGCACTTCGCCGCGCAATCTCTCGTGGGCGAGTCGGTGGTCTCGCCGGACAAGTACTGGAGCGGGAACGTCGTCACCTCGCTGGCGTTGCTCGATGCCATCCGAGCATCCGGCACCGCGAAGCTGGTGTTCTCCTCGACAGCCGCCACGTACGGCGAGCCCGAGAAGACTCCCATCACCGAGGACGCACCCACCCGCCCCACCAATCCCTACGGTGCCACCAAACTCGCGATCGATCACGCGATCACGTCGTACGCCGCGGCCTACGGCCTCGCCGCCACCAGCCTGCGGTACTTCAACGTCGCCGGTGCCTACAACGGTTTCGGCGAGAATCGCGTCGTGGAGACCCACCTGATTCCGCTCGTGCTTCAGGTCGCTCTGGGGCAGCGCGAGAAGATCTCTGTGTTCGGCACCGACTGGCCCACTCCGGACGGTACGGCTGTTCGCGACTACATCCACGTCGCCGACCTCGCCGAGGCGCACATTCTCGCCGTCGATGCGGCAGAACCGGGTGAGCACACCATCTACAACCTCGGCAGCGGCACCGGATTCTCCGTACACGAGGTCATCTCGTCCTGCGAGCGCGTCACGGGCCTGCCCATCGCCGTCGAACATGCTCCCCGTCGTGCCGGTGATCCTGCCGTCCTGATCGCCTCGAGCGCACGTGCGGTCGAGGAGCTGAAATGGACGCCGGAGCTGACCGATCTCGATCGGATCGTGGCCGATGCGTGGACCTTCCTGCAGCAGCTCGGCGATCGGTCGCACGCAGCGCGCTGACCCGCGTCGCCGGCCGATCGTCGATGTGCCCGACTGCCGTCATCGTCGACCGAACGGGTCGCCGGGCAACCGAACTCCGCAGGCGCGCGCACATGCGAAGCCGCTCTCGGCCACTTCGCGAACGAGTTCGGGACCTGCGCCTGCGCTGAGCGATCTGTCCAGCAGTCGCGCCAGTGAGTAGGTCTCGTCGGCTTCCAGTGCCGCATCGATCGCGATACGGGCCATCGGCCCGTCTCCGCGCACGTACGCGCTGAAGGCCAGAAGTGTTGCGGCGATGGCGCGTTCGACCTTCGGCAGGACGCGGCACATCCTCGCCCAGAACTCTTCGACGAATCCCGCGTCGTCGCCGAGGGTCAACGCCAGCAGTGCGTCACGCACCTGGACGTGGCCGATCGCGAGTGCGATCCGAGCGATGTCGGTCGGGTCCAATTCGGTGTCGTACGGTCCCCGTGCGACGTACGACAGCACCGACGTCAAGTCGTCGGTACGAGACCGGCCGCCGTCGCGTCGTCGGCGCGACATCTCGGCGGCCACGGCCCGCACGGTCGCGTCGGGGCCCGGCGCGATGGTCTCGGCCAGCTCGCGCCTGGACCGTCGGACGGAGTAGCCGTCGAGCACGCGGGCAACGGTCATCGGCGACGCCGACGGATCGGATATCACGCCGTGCCGCTGCGGTCCGCGCAACGTCCACCACTCGGCGGAATCGGCGATCTCCGACGCCGCGAGGGCCTC is part of the Rhodococcus sp. SBT000017 genome and harbors:
- a CDS encoding sigma-70 family RNA polymerase sigma factor, coding for MTSPSTTIRPRPTDADLDAQSPAADLVRVYLNGIGRTALLTAAEEVDLAKRIEAGLYAKQVLENTKRLSAVKKRNLAIIVRDGSAARSHLLEANLRLVVSLAKRYTGRGMPLLDLIQEGNLGLIRAMEKFDYAKGFKFSTYATWWIRQAITRGMADQSRTIRLPVHLVEQVNKLARIKRELHQQLGREATDEELSSESGIAVEKIADLLDHSRDPVSLDMPVGSDEEAPLGDFIEDSEATSAENAVIAGLLHSDVRVVLGTLDEREQQVIRLRYGLDDGQPRTLDQIGKLFGLSRERVRQIEREVMVKLRQGDRAEKLRSYAS
- a CDS encoding bifunctional GNAT family N-acetyltransferase/acetate--CoA ligase family protein, with amino-acid sequence MARERAETTFPRHWVADVLTSDGGVVHLRPIVPSDSERIVAFHGRLSERTRYLRYFGPYPTMPQRDVLNFTTVDHHDRVAFVAVLGDDIIAVGRYERLPEGDGNSAEVAFVVADAHQGRGLGPILLEHLAGAAAENGVNMFVAEVLAENRNMVTVFREAGYQVSRSFEGGVLRLEFAIDPSEALLSVRNSRERAAEARSVRNVLSPRSVAVIGASTDSSKVGNAVLANLLAGNFTGPVYPVNADHRSVRGVRAYATVHDIPDPVDLAIAAVPADAIDAVLDDCLDKGVKALLVVSGGFGETGPAGQESERRLVLAARAHGMRLIGPNALGVANTDPEFGLNATLAPHLPTPGNVGFFCQSGALGIAILDEAANRRLGLSTFVSAGNRADVSGNDLLQYWDSDPATEVILLYLESFGNPRKFTRIARRVARTKPIIAVKSGRGAVPPAHAIGADIDDSIVRALFAQAGVIQVDTISELFDCAVLFGNQPLPVGPRVAVVGNSTALGVLAVDAARAKGLHASNPTDVGPQAGPEEFAAAVSSALAASDIDAVIVVFVPPVAVEVEPFAAALGNAVRGSDKPVLSTFLATEGIPDVLAVRGPGGHPVRGSVPSYSSPERAVAALAAAWRYSSWRSRPVSNLVRPKSIDSERAKQLVEGWRSAGSHGRWLSDFETAELLSCYGLDVVAFRTVTDEDEAVAAADELGYPVAVKATGERRRHRPDLGGVRLDMADASAVRVAYRNLAAASGEPLLHVQRMAVKGIGCVVRVQDDPSFGSLISFGLAGVISDLLGDRAYRVLPLTEDEAAQLIDAPKAAPLLSGYRNAVPVNKKALIDLVQRISALAEDIADIREISCEPVLASADGAQITDARVRIGPEPTKADLGPRRLR
- a CDS encoding acetoin utilization protein AcuC encodes the protein MSDQATRAAASIPNRPEDIVVWSTDYLGYRWSDDHPMNPTRLDLTMALATDIGLLEGVELVEPSAAPDSELLRFHTSAYIEAVKQAPSQGPALRDPDDVVHGLGSDDNPVFPQMHEASAMLAGGSLAAAREIASGRARRAVSIGGGMHHAMADWASGFCVYNDAAIAISWLLDNGFDRIAYIDVDAHHGDGVQAAFLGDPRVLTVSLHQHPATLWPNTGWSTEVGTERGEGTSINVPLLPGTADRLWLRAFHAIVPGAIGAFNPQIIVSQCGVDSHREDPLADLALTVDGQNAAFLAMRDLADKHSEGRWLAVGGGGYGLVRVVPRSWTHLIAAALGRDIDPMSALPDTWRERVRTMAPSVDLPQTMGDGGDVDYPAWDGPGGSLAGTDGTDRALERVDSAIIATRRAVFPLLGLDPEDPRD
- a CDS encoding metal-dependent transcriptional regulator; translated protein: MKDLVDTTEMYLRTIYDLEEEGVIPLRARIAERLEQSGPTVSQTVARMERDGLLSVAGDRHLELTEKGRSLAVAVMRKHRLAERLLVDIIGLRWEDVHAEACRWEHVMSEEVERRLVTVLNNPTTSPYGNPIPGLAELGLGQSTLAPEALIRLTDVPVGQPTAVVVRRLAEHVQSDPEVIAQLREAGVVPDARVTVEAKPGSITITVPGHSGVDISEEMAHAVQVKKV
- the galE gene encoding UDP-glucose 4-epimerase GalE, encoding MKLLVTGGAGYVGSVCAAVLVERGHEVVVVDNLSTGNRDAVPGGATFVEGDIKDVAADVLIGGGFDAVLHFAAQSLVGESVVSPDKYWSGNVVTSLALLDAIRASGTAKLVFSSTAATYGEPEKTPITEDAPTRPTNPYGATKLAIDHAITSYAAAYGLAATSLRYFNVAGAYNGFGENRVVETHLIPLVLQVALGQREKISVFGTDWPTPDGTAVRDYIHVADLAEAHILAVDAAEPGEHTIYNLGSGTGFSVHEVISSCERVTGLPIAVEHAPRRAGDPAVLIASSARAVEELKWTPELTDLDRIVADAWTFLQQLGDRSHAAR
- a CDS encoding DUF4192 domain-containing protein, yielding MYTPTNSHDNFDSRHRVRLGHASDLMAAVPAMLGFHPHRSMVLIAVKDGGACVGPTMRHDLVLAGEHIDRRAGGHTRATPEMLDVIGYLAGYCAMENIPAVMAVFVDDRLDRTVRTPHLLDVEALVIELDATLASFGVQLGEALAASEIADSAEWWTLRGPQRHGVISDPSASPMTVARVLDGYSVRRSRRELAETIAPGPDATVRAVAAEMSRRRRDGGRSRTDDLTSVLSYVARGPYDTELDPTDIARIALAIGHVQVRDALLALTLGDDAGFVEEFWARMCRVLPKVERAIAATLLAFSAYVRGDGPMARIAIDAALEADETYSLARLLDRSLSAGAGPELVREVAESGFACARACGVRLPGDPFGRR